Genomic window (Carassius carassius chromosome 36, fCarCar2.1, whole genome shotgun sequence):
taaaatatttataatttttttttaaataataatattatattgtatatattctatttatcaattaaataattgaaaaacaaacaaacaaagtatatatacatatatatacatagtataccaaataaattaagtaaaaaaaaaatatttcatgtgaaatattttcaatatttccttgccgctgtcgcctctggcttgcttagttggggacacttcatctacagcgatatcgttgacttgattgcaaataaatgcacatacactatttaattgaacagagacgacataactgaattcaataatgaactgcctttaactatcattttttcattattgacactgttttcctaatgaatgttgttcagttgctttgacgcaatgtattttgtttaaagcgctatataaataaaggtgactttgactttgactttgactttatgtaataataatacatatatttaattccattttattgtacattattgtacATTCTTATAAATGTCTTATAAATGCTTTTCCAGTTTGGATTAAGATTAGTATTCATCTTACAATACAGGCCCAGCTCCTAACAAATGAACTCTGATAAAAGCCAGATCTATTTAAGCTAAGCTTTGAAATTAGTTGTGAATGTTCTGATGGCTAACCGTGAGGAAGTCGGTGAGTTCGCTGTTGAGAAGTTCCTTCAGCTCTCCTTTACTGAGTTTGTATTTGTCTCCCTCGCTCCCCGAGTAGTTGTGAAAGACGGTGATGAGCGCATCCATGGCTCCCTCCAGTTTACTGGGCATTACTGCTGCAGAGCACCTGTGGAGCAGACAGGAGACACGTCCAGTTCAGACTGACCTGCTGCTTGTCATGCATAAGTATTTCGTGGCCATAATTACAAACAATCTTTTCAAAAGTATCACAGTATTTTTTACTGGACATAGCAGCATGTCAATACTAGGGCAAcaaaatatacagtaataatCATTCAGTACCAAGATGCAAATCAAAGTGCAATCCCTCTCCAAAGGTACTCCCACAGCCAAGTTACCAATTTTGCAAGGttaaaaaccattttaaaaatacaaacttaatttttgttaaaaattttaaGTTATTAGACATCTTTGAAATATTAACTGAGGTCTAAAGGTTTGCTGGTGAACAGAAAAATGTGTTTTACCTCGTTGAGAGCTGAGAAGTGAAGTTCTGTGTGTTGGTGAACAAGCTCTTTTCAGTGGTGGATGAAGTTGTTTTTGAGTAACCTGTGCAGGAAGGACCCTCCTCTGTTGTCGTGACGATGTATGATAGCTCAGGTGTTGCACCATAGTAACCCTGTGACCTCAGTCCGCACCCTTTCATAAACCTGCACTGAAAACACACTCCAAATAAAAGAGTAGTGGCCTCCCGAGagccttccacacacacacacacacacacacacacacacacacacacacacacacacacacacatagagcctATGCAGAAATTTACTTTATGAGCCATTTTTGCTCAATGTCTTTTAATCTACTGATGTTTTCCTGATTTTAGATGGGTGTTTTCATCACATTGCTGAACCATGAtacgttaaagggatactccaccccaaaatgaaaattttgtcattaatccctTTATGTATTAATCAACGTtatgttgaaccactgatggcagatggactattctgatgatgcttgtcatacttttctggaccttgacagtgtaacttacttggcagtcaattggacagtcacaagcctcccagttttcatccaaaatatcttaaactgtgttccgaagacgaacaaagcttttacgggtttggaacgacatgggggtaagtgattaatgacaaaatatttattttggagTGGAGTAACCTTTTAACATCACAAACAAAGTTTCCAAATATTTTCTCTTCATTGTTCTCAATTCAACATTTTGGAATTTTTGAAACAGATAACAGAGGTGCCATTTTCTCTTAAAATAAATGACCATAATCTGTTATATAATGTTATGACATCTTTTCATTATCATTCTGAAGATTGGagtcttattaaatacatttttatttttaaatgttgaacTGCTCTTGTCTGAAATAAATGTGTCACTGCTTCCAcagaaaatatgaagcagcacaactgtttatgacattgataataataagaaatgtttcttgaatagcAACTGAGCATATtacatagaatgatttctgaaggatcatgtgacactgaagactggagtaatgatgctgaaaattgagatttgcatcataggaataaatcacattttacaatatattcgaataggaaatagtattttaaataataatatttcacaattttactgtttttgtacATTATTTTGGATCAACTTGCCGCATTGGCGTTCAAAAGAAACTCATAAAAGATGTTACCGACCCCAAACATTTACTAGGCTAATTAACTATCTTAACCAGCAAGACATTCTTGGTCAACCTGCTTAATCAGAAAGATGCTGGTTGACAGCACCAACCCATCTATAGCAAACAAACCAAGAAATTCATGCTTTTAAAGAGTGAAATAAAGTAGAACAGAAGCTAGAAAAATAGAAACCTTTAAAAGAGaaagtaattttaaaaagaaCTTATTTATAGGAAATGCCTTTGTGATTATGTTGATGGAGATGGCATGACATTTTGGGAGCTAGAAAGGGCAGAGGCCCCCAGGCGTCTCTGGGACCCCACATGGGGCCTCTGTAAACTGCCTGCCCCAAGTCAAAAGGGCCCACCCCTGTGTGTCAATACGGATGGAGTCGTGGAATCTGACATCTCACATGATTTGATTTCATTGATGTCCACAGCACAAATGGTAGGTTTAATTAAATATGATTGGGGGAAGCTTTCCTTATCCTATGTCCCTCTAAAAGTGTTTCATCAGCATCTCTGTCATAGATGCATAAAAAAGCTCTAATTCTGGTCATTAAGTCATTGCAACTAATCACATAACAAGGCCTATTACCTCTGTCTGGGGAatgagagagtgagcgagagagaagaTAAGAGA
Coding sequences:
- the LOC132116980 gene encoding protein S100-Z-like isoform X2; amino-acid sequence: MKGCGLRSQGYYGATPELSYIVTTTEEGPSCTGYSKTTSSTTEKSLFTNTQNFTSQLSTRCSAAVMPSKLEGAMDALITVFHNYSGSEGDKYKLSKGELKELLNSELTDFLTSQKDPHLVEKIMNDLDSNKDNEVDFNEFVVLVAALTVACNDFFQEQQKKKGKDEKKGK
- the LOC132116980 gene encoding uncharacterized protein LOC132116980 isoform X1 translates to MAHKVNFCIGSMCVCVCVCVCVCVCVCVCVEGSREATTLLFGVCFQCRFMKGCGLRSQGYYGATPELSYIVTTTEEGPSCTGYSKTTSSTTEKSLFTNTQNFTSQLSTRCSAAVMPSKLEGAMDALITVFHNYSGSEGDKYKLSKGELKELLNSELTDFLTSQKDPHLVEKIMNDLDSNKDNEVDFNEFVVLVAALTVACNDFFQEQQKKKGKDEKKGK